The Coffea arabica cultivar ET-39 chromosome 3c, Coffea Arabica ET-39 HiFi, whole genome shotgun sequence genome contains a region encoding:
- the LOC140037569 gene encoding uncharacterized protein: MSSLEKSNSESPAGISLSPSPPSMLEGKINSYVDKLNGQSSSENSCANVGGNTGAASTEGTQTTSKFRDRPIPPLPPQPLKRMKVYPKSRSEIWFHFTRLESDRNKAACNYCGAEYACCSNKNGTSGLWNHFKGRCKKNPYKLLAGQTTLQKCGMEKPVMLDQVTPEKCGIKKGLKAGQTTLDRFMVKKEPLI, from the exons ATGAGTAGTCTAGAGAAGTCAAATTCTGAATCTCCCGCCGGTATCAGTCTCAGCCCCAGCCCCCCATCAATG TTGGAGGGAAAGATAAATAGCTACGTTGACAAACTGAATGGGCAGAGCAGTTCAGAGAATTCTTGTGCAAATGTTGGAGGAAATACTGGAGCTGCTTCAACTGAAGGTACTCAAACGACTTCAAAGTTCAGGGACAGGCCTATACCGCCTCTGCCTCCTCAACCCCTGAAAAGGATGAAGGTATATCCGAAAAGTAGGAGTGAGATATGGTTTCATTTTACTAGATTGGAATCTGATAGGAACAAGGCTGCTTGCAATTATTGTGGAGCTGAATATGCTTGTTGCTCTAACAAAAATGGAACCAGTGGTTTGTGGAATCATTTTAAGGGAAGATGTAAGAAGAATCCGTATAAACTTTTGGCTGGCCAAACAACTCTGCAGAAATGTGGCATGGAAAAGCCAGTAATGCTTGACCAAGTGACTCCGGAGAAGTGTGGGATAAAAAAAGGACTAAAGGCTGGCCAAACAACTCTAGACAGGTTCATGGTGAAAAAAGAACCACTGATCTAG
- the LOC140037570 gene encoding deacetoxyvindoline 4-hydroxylase-like — MVVTSSVGEVQPVVSPDYDREQEFRAFFESKAGVKGIIDSGATKIPRIFVHDFDKPEDKPCPGNSNLSIPVIDIGGINQDADTRSDTVDKIRAASEEWGFFQVVNHGVPSTVMNKMVDAVRQFHEQDVEVKKLYCTSDPKAMFRYNKVTFDRSQMKKSVAWGDCISCEFDHLPADFPELPGEFRNPMSEYMNCVNTLGMTLFELLSEALGLRKGYLKDIGCAEGLYFVGHYYPPCPEPELTLANFVHNDLAFLNMLLQDQIGGLQVLYQNQWVDVTPVPGAMVVDFGDMMQLITNDKFKSSKHRVLAKEVGPRISVANFMVPANNEVVTSRMYEPIEELLSDENPPIYKRTTIKDCMAQLFSNYISGDRSSALLHFKI, encoded by the exons ATGGTGGTCACAAGCAGTGTTGGAGAAGTTCAACCCGTGGTTTCGCCCGACTATGATCGAGAACAAGAGTTCAGAGCATTCTTTGAATCTAAAGCTGGTGTGAAGGGAATAATCGATTCAGGTGCGACAAAGATTCCTCGAATTTTTGTCCACGATTTTGATAAGCCTGAGGACAAGCCGTGTCCTGGAAACTCCAATCTTTCCATTCCCGTCATAGATATTGGAGGCATCAACCAAGATGCAGATACGCGCTCAGACACGGTTGATAAAATTCGTGCTGCATCTGAGGAATGGGGGTTCTTCCAGGTAGTTAATCATGGAGTTCCATCAACTGTGATGAACAAAATGGTCGATGCAGTACGCCAGTTTCATGAGCAAGATGTCGAGGTCAAGAAGCTATATTGCACGAGTGATCCAAAAGCTATGTTCAGATATAATAAGGTCACTTTTGATCGTTCCCAAATGAAGAAATCAGTTGCCTGGGGCGATTGTATTTCTTGTGAATTTGATCATCTTCCAGCTGACTTTCCAGAATTGCCAGGGGAGTTCAG GAATCCAATGAGCGAGTACATGAATTGTGTTAATACATTAGGTATGACTCTATTTGAATTGCTGTCTGAGGCTTTGGGTCTAAGAAAAGGTTATCTGAAAGATATTGGCTGTGCTGAGGGGCTTTACTTCGTTGGGCACTACTACCCACCTTGTCCTGAACCCGAATTAACTCTGGCGAATTTTGTCCATAATGATTTAGCCTTCCTGAATATGCTCCTGCAAGATCAAATCGGTGGTCTTCAAGTGCTTTACCAAAATCAATGGGTTGATGTCACTCCCGTGCCTGGAGCTATGGTCGTGGACTTTGGAGACATGATGCAG CTGATCACAAATGATAAATTCAAAAGCAGTAAGCACAGGGTACTGGCGAAAGAGGTAGGTCCTAGAATTTCAGTGGCAAACTTCATGGTGCCTGCGAATAATGAAGTAGTTACATCGCGAATGTATGAGCCAATTGAGGAGTTGCTATCAGATGAAAATCCCCCAATCTATAAAAGGACAACGATAAAAGACTGCATGGCCCAGCTCTTCTCGAACTATATCAGCGGTGATAGGAGTTCTGCATTGCTGCATTTCAAGATCTGA
- the LOC113734262 gene encoding deacetoxyvindoline 4-hydroxylase-like, producing the protein MVGSSKIEFQREITPENDRQSEVQAFDETKAGVKGIFDAGITKIPRIFVLEQQQQQQEFGTEPISGISQDRIPVIDLQGQREEVIAKVSSASAEWGFFQIVNHGIPASILDNMIKGVRQFHEQDTEGKKPYYTRDTTKKMSYNSNFDLHQAQEASWRDSIYVVMAPDPPEPEELPEVCRDVIIEYAEFMMKLAHIMFELLSEALGLKPDHLKNIDCAKGLFILGHYYPPCPEPECTMGLRDHTDSGFLTILLQDQIGGLQVLHEDQWIDVPFLPGALIVNIADLLQLVTNDKFRSVNHRVLAKQEGPRISVASFFRTHLDQEESTLRIYGPIKELLSEENPPLYRETTAKEMLTHRYNDGLNKAPLLSHFRLNATMKT; encoded by the exons ATGGTTGGCTCAAGCAAGATTGAATTTCAGAGAGAAATTACTCCTGAGAATGATAGACAAAGTGAGGTTCAAGCATTTGATGAGACAAAAGCTGGTGTGAAGGGGATATTTGATGCTGGAATTACAAAGATCCCAAGAATATTTGTCCTtgagcagcagcagcaacagcaAGAATTTGGAACAGAACCGATTTCAGGCATATCACAGGACAGAATCCCAGTAATAGATCTTCAAGGCCAGCGAGAAGAAGTTATTGCCAAAGTAAGTAGTGCTTCTGCAGAATGGGGATTTTTTCAGATTGTCAATCATGGGATTCCTGCAAGTATCTTGGACAATATGATTAAGGGTGTGCGCCAGTTTCACGAACAAGATACTGAGGGAAAGAAGCCGTACTACACGCGCGATACGACAAAGAAAATGTCATATAACAGCAATTTTGATCTACATCAAGCACAAGAAGCTAGCTGGAGGGACTCGATTTATGTTGTTATGGCTCCTGACCCCCCTGAGCCTGAAGAGTTGCCCGAAGTGTGCAG GGATGTAATAATTGAATATGCTGAGTTTATGATGAAGTTAGCGCATATTATGTTTGAATTGCTATCCGAGGCACTTGGTCTGAAGCCAGACCATCTGAAGAATATAGATTGTGCTAAAGGACTTTTCATCCTAGGTCATTACTATCCTCCATGCCCTGAACCAGAGTGCACCATGGGCTTAAGAGACCACACAGATAGTGGCTTCTTAACAATACTTTTGCAAGACCAAATAGGTGGCCTCCAAGTCCTCCATGAAGATCAATGGATAGATGTACCTTTCTTGCCTGGTGCTTTAATTGTCAACATTGCAGATCTTCTGCAG CTGGTCACCAATGATAAGTTCAGAAGTGTAAACCACAGAGTTCTCGCGAAACAAGAAGGCCCTAGAATTTCAGTGGCAAGTTTCTTCAGGACACATCTTGATCAAGAAGAGAGTACGCTAAGGATTTATGGACCAATTAAAGAGCTATTATCAGAAGAAAACCCACCACTGTATAGAGAGACCACAGCCAAAGAGATGCTTACGCACCGTTACAACGATGGCCTGAATAAAGCCCCACTTTTATCGCATTTTAGGTTGAATGCTACCatgaaaacatga
- the LOC113734263 gene encoding deacetoxyvindoline 4-hydroxylase-like, giving the protein MVVTSSVGEVQPVVSPDYDREHEFRAFFDSKAGVKGIIDSGATKIPRIFVHDFDKPEDKPCPGNSNLSIPVIDIGGINQDADTRSDTVDKIRAASEEWGLFQVVNHGIPSTVMNKMVDAVRQFHEQDVEIKKLYCTSDPKAMFRYNKGTFDRSQMKKSVAWGDCISCEFDHLPADFPELPGEFRNPMSEYMNCVNTLGMTLFELLSEALGLRKSYLKDIGCAEGLYFVGHYYPPCPEPELTQAAIAHSDLAFLNMLLQDQIGGLQVLYQNEWVDVTPLPGAMVVNFGDMMQLITNDKFKSSKHRVLAKKVGPRISVATFMRPARSEAVTSRMYEPIEELLSDENPAIYKRTTIKDCMAQLYSNLSAGDGSSALLHFRI; this is encoded by the exons ATGGTGGTCACAAGCAGTGTTGGAGAAGTTCAACCCGTGGTTTCACCTGACTATGATCGAGAACATGAATTCAGAGCATTCTTTGATTCTAAAGCTGGTGTGAAGGGAATAATCGATTCAGGTGCGACAAAGATTCCTCGAATTTTTGTCCACGATTTTGATAAGCCTGAGGACAAGCCGTGTCCTGGAAACTCCAATCTTTCCATTCCCGTCATAGATATTGGAGGCATCAACCAAGATGCAGATACGCGCTCAGACACTGTTGATAAAATTCGTGCTGCATCTGAGGAATGGGGGCTCTTCCAGGTAGTTAATCATGGAATTCCATCAACTGTGATGAACAAAATGGTCGATGCAGTACGCCAGTTTCATGAGCAAGATGTCGAGATCAAGAAGCTATATTGCACCAGTGATCCAAAAGCTATGTTCAGATATAATAAGGGCACTTTTGATCGTTCCCAAATGAAGAAATCAGTTGCCTGGGGCGATTGTATTTCTTGTGAATTTGATCATCTTCCAGCTGACTTTCCAGAATTGCCAGGGGAGTTCAG GAATCCAATGAGCGAGTACATGAATTGTGTTAATACATTAGGTATGACTCTATTTGAATTGCTGTCTGAGGCTTTGGGTCTAAGAAAAAGTTATCTGAAAGATATTGGCTGTGCTGAGGGGCTTTACTTCGTTGGGCACTACTACCCACCTTGTCCTGAACCCGAATTAACTCAGGCGGCTATTGCCCATAGTGATTTAGCCTTCCTGAATATGCTCCTACAAGATCAAATCGGTGGTCTTCAAGTGCTTTACCAAAATGAATGGGTTGATGTCACTCCCTTGCCTGGAGCTATGGTCGTGAACTTTGGAGACATGATGCAG CTGATCACAAATGATAAATTCAAAAGCAGTAAGCACAGAGTACTGGCGAAAAAGGTTGGCCCTAGAATTTCAGTGGCAACCTTCATGAGGCCCGCGAGAAGTGAAGCAGTTACATCGCGAATGTATGAGCCAATTGAGGAGTTGCTATCAGATGAAAATCCCGCAATCTATAAAAGGACAACGATAAAAGACTGCATGGCCCAGCTCTACTCGAACTTAAGCGCCGGTGATGGGAGTTCTGCATTGCTACATTTCAGGATCTGA
- the LOC113734266 gene encoding deacetoxyvindoline 4-hydroxylase has product MVDSSHIEFAAEAMTEYDRRSELEGFDSTKAGVKGLVDAQSTKIPRIFVHNELKLEDNSSHGNCQSNVPVIDFAGVNENPDSRSEITNRVREACETWGFFQIVNHEVPVTVMDEMIDAVRRFHEQDIEVKKQFYSRDVTKKFYYNSNFDLYQTSAANWRDTISCILAPDQPDPEELPAVCREILLEYSKHVTKLGQTLFELLSEALGLKPGYLKDIGCTEGLFLVGHYYPACPEPELTLGTSNHTDSGFLTLLIQDQVGGLQVLHQNQWIDVPPLHGAVLVNVADLLQLITNDKFKSVNHRVPAKRVGPRISVASFFRTHFGEGSEQRIYGPIKELISEENPQIYREIFTKDYLSLYYKKGLDGTSPLSYFKLLK; this is encoded by the exons ATGGTTGACTCAAGCCATATCGAATTTGCAGCAGAGGCGATGACAGAATATGATCGAAGAAGTGAACTAGAAGGGTTTGATAGTACAAAAGCTGGAGTGAAAGGACTTGTAGATGCTCAGTCAACGAAAATACCGCGCATATTTGTTCATAATGAGCTCAAGCTTGAAGATAACTCAAGTCATGGGAACTGTCAATCGAATGTTCCTGTAATTGACTTTGCAGGAGTGAATGAAAACCCAGATTCTCGCAGCGAAATCACCAATAGAGTAAGAGAGGCATGTGAAACTTGGGGCTTTTTTCAGATCGTCAACCACGAAGTTCCTGTAACTGTTATGGATGAAATGATTGATGCTGTTAGAAGATTCCATGAGCAGGACATCGAGGTGAAGAAGCAATTCTATTCACGCGATGTAACCAAAAAGTTCTATTACAATTCGAATTTTGATCTGTACCAAACTTCAGCAGCTAATTGGAGGGACACTATATCTTGTATATTGGCTCCTGATCAACCTGATCCTGAAGAATTGCCAGCAGTCTGCAG AGAGATCCTCCTTGAGTATTCGAAACATGTAACCAAGCTTGGGCAAACTCTGTTTGAATTGCTGTCCGAAGCACTTGGTCTTAAACCGGGGTACCTGAAAGATATTGGTTGTACTGAGGGACTTTTTCTTGTTGGACATTACTATCCAGCATGCCCTGAGCCTGAGCTAACACTTGGTACTAGCAATCACACAGACAGTGGTTTCCTTACTCTGCTTATACAAGACCAGGTTGGTGGCTTGCAAGTACTCCATCAAAATCAATGGATTGATGTCCCTCCCTTGCATGGAGCTGTATTAGTAAATGTTGCAGATCTTTTACAG CTAATCACCAATGACAAATTCAAGAGCGTCAATCATCGAGTACCAGCAAAAAGAGTAGGACCTAGAATTTCAGTAGCAAGTTTTTTCAGAACACATTTTGGCGAAGGGTCTGAACAACGCATATATGGACCAATAAAAGAATTGATATCTGAAGAAAATCCTCAAATCTATAGGGAAATATTTACAAAGGACTACCTCTCACTTTACTACAAGAAAGGGCTCGATGGGACATCACCATTATCATACTTTAAGCTGTTGAAGTAG